From the genome of bacterium, one region includes:
- a CDS encoding STAS domain-containing protein: protein MKVKTDPSGVVVIAPKGRLTGGSETDELKQEIERVVTEGITKCVIELSETIYLNSTALGLLVSAHKKFIDRGGKLKLSGVNKNIDNILVITKLSLVFEVFDTEAEALASFK, encoded by the coding sequence ATGAAAGTCAAAACTGATCCGTCCGGCGTGGTGGTGATCGCCCCCAAAGGCCGTCTGACCGGAGGTTCCGAGACGGACGAACTAAAACAGGAAATCGAACGCGTTGTAACGGAAGGTATTACCAAGTGTGTAATCGAATTATCCGAAACGATTTATCTGAATAGTACGGCTTTAGGGCTTTTGGTATCCGCTCATAAAAAATTTATTGACCGCGGTGGAAAATTGAAATTATCCGGCGTTAATAAAAATATTGATAATATACTCGTTATCACCAAACTATCATTGGTGTTTGAAGTGTTTGATACCGAAGCCGAAGCGCTTGCGAGTTTTAAGTAA
- a CDS encoding MotA/TolQ/ExbB proton channel family protein, whose translation MKQSVFMSILITTAFVVSYLVFEFIFGAEGDKYGLHYIYAGGPLVVILMVLSIMVVTFIFERIFSLRKANGKDSLPFFLKKIQKSLMDGNVETSIEVCDHQKGSCANIIKMGLEAFQRSSKMGMNMEKRVAETKRAIEEATALEVPLLERNLIALSTIASIATMVGLLGTTLGMIRAFKALAQSGAPDAVSLSLGISEALINTAGGLGAAIVAIIAYNYFVNKVDTYTYLIDEASYNVVEILTTTHGDDKN comes from the coding sequence ATGAAGCAGTCAGTATTCATGTCTATTTTGATCACCACGGCATTTGTCGTGTCCTATTTGGTATTCGAGTTCATTTTCGGTGCCGAAGGTGACAAATATGGCCTTCACTATATTTACGCGGGCGGTCCCCTCGTAGTTATTTTGATGGTTCTCTCCATCATGGTGGTGACATTTATTTTTGAACGTATTTTTTCGTTGCGTAAAGCCAACGGTAAAGATAGCCTTCCTTTCTTCCTCAAGAAAATTCAGAAAAGCCTGATGGACGGCAACGTGGAAACTTCGATTGAGGTTTGCGATCATCAAAAAGGTTCCTGCGCAAACATTATTAAAATGGGTTTGGAAGCGTTTCAACGCAGTTCGAAAATGGGTATGAACATGGAAAAACGCGTTGCTGAAACTAAACGTGCTATCGAAGAAGCCACGGCTTTAGAAGTACCGTTGCTCGAACGTAACCTGATCGCGCTGTCGACGATCGCGTCAATCGCAACCATGGTGGGCTTGCTCGGTACGACCCTCGGTATGATCCGCGCATTCAAAGCGCTTGCTCAATCCGGTGCTCCGGATGCCGTATCCCTCTCGCTCGGTATCTCCGAAGCGCTTATCAATACGGCCGGTGGTCTCGGTGCCGCCATCGTTGCGATCATAGCATATAATTATTTTGTCAATAAAGTGGATACCTATACTTACCTGATTGACGAAGCCAGCTACAATGTAGTTGAAATTCTGACCACAACACACGGTGACGATAAGAACTAA
- a CDS encoding biopolymer transporter ExbD, which yields MAKHKKHRVGVKLDMTPMVDVAFLLLTFFMLTTTFRPPEEISVTVPDSHSQLKLPSANVITISVAKDPIILKKGTQNEENTGTRIWMDVDAQVVRGKIFGADYAQSAGKAVKLDELQNLITKARLENLAIRGASGAMRVVLKADKDADYGVVSEIIDILQKSKITTVNFITNLEK from the coding sequence ATGGCAAAACATAAAAAACATCGTGTCGGCGTAAAGCTTGACATGACGCCCATGGTGGACGTCGCGTTTCTTCTGCTGACGTTCTTCATGCTTACGACGACCTTTCGTCCGCCGGAGGAAATTTCGGTTACCGTTCCGGATTCACACTCACAGTTGAAGTTGCCTTCAGCGAATGTGATCACCATATCGGTCGCCAAAGATCCCATTATTCTCAAAAAGGGCACACAAAACGAAGAAAATACCGGCACGCGCATTTGGATGGATGTGGATGCACAGGTCGTACGCGGAAAGATTTTCGGTGCAGATTATGCACAAAGTGCAGGTAAAGCGGTTAAACTGGACGAACTCCAGAACCTTATTACCAAAGCGCGTTTAGAAAATCTGGCTATCCGTGGCGCTTCCGGCGCTATGCGTGTGGTGCTCAAAGCGGACAAAGATGCCGATTACGGTGTCGTAAGCGAAATCATTGACATTTTACAAAAATCCAAGATCACGACGGTGAACTTTATCACCAATCTTGAGAAATAA
- a CDS encoding biopolymer transporter ExbD: MAEVGGAQPRSHGKGKKKKKARTGVRLDMTPMVDVAFLLLTFFMLTTAFRLPQTMEISIPEDKPESNVKIAESNIMQIRIDLDNNIFWNQGNEKPQKTTLKELRPIIIDRSEKNIANGKGDTMKDKFKLIILIKIDKRAKYEHMVNIVDELNLAMFDLNQKNNLTEANRLSPRFAFAPFSEQDQKEVAKAQ, encoded by the coding sequence ATGGCTGAAGTAGGTGGTGCACAACCCCGATCCCACGGCAAGGGCAAGAAGAAAAAGAAAGCCCGCACCGGTGTGCGTTTGGATATGACGCCGATGGTGGACGTGGCGTTCCTTCTGCTGACATTTTTCATGCTTACGACGGCATTCCGTCTGCCGCAGACTATGGAAATCAGCATCCCTGAAGATAAACCTGAAAGTAATGTTAAGATCGCTGAATCAAATATTATGCAGATTCGGATCGACTTGGATAATAACATTTTTTGGAACCAGGGTAATGAAAAGCCGCAAAAAACGACTTTGAAGGAATTACGTCCGATCATCATTGATCGTAGTGAGAAGAATATCGCTAATGGAAAAGGCGATACGATGAAAGATAAGTTTAAACTGATCATACTAATTAAGATTGATAAGAGAGCCAAATACGAACACATGGTCAATATCGTGGACGAACTCAATCTTGCCATGTTTGACCTGAATCAAAAGAATAACCTAACCGAAGCAAATCGTCTCTCACCGCGATTTGCGTTTGCTCCCTTTAGCGAGCAAGACCAGAAGGAGGTTGCGAAAGCCCAATGA